The genomic interval AGCAGGTCAGAGTGGCAGGTTCTCGTCaggaaggctgggaagatggaaaCCAGTGGTCTCCACCTTCCTCCCTCACAGATTGGCCTGTTTTCCCTGATAAAATTCCTCCCAGCGGCTCTCGAAGAAGCGGCGCATGATGTGCCCAGCCTTGCCCacttcagagtcatcctcattgAAGGTCTGGCAGTTGTCAAAAACCAGAAGGGCATCAGCTGCAAACTCCTCTGAGCTAGTGTACCTGGGCCAAGGGGAGAATGGGTTGTGAGCTCTtcagagctgagagagagagagagccagagagagcgagagcgagagcgagagcgagagcgagagagagagagagagagagagagagagagagagagagagagaggtcttctTACCCTCCCCGGAGCAGCCGTTCTCGCATGGTGGAAAAATCCATAGGGTTCTTGATGACTCGCCGGTACCCACTCACCAAGCGAGGGTTCACAGGCTCCAGGAAAGGCCAGGCTGCGTCGTGGGACTCCATCTCCATTAGGATGATCCTATTAGCACGGGAAGCACACACTgactcctccagcccctctggcACACACAGCCAGCCATCCCTACGATTCACTAACTCACTCGCAAAATGTGAGGTCACTGTGGTGGCTTCTCATTGAAAGTCGCCGTCTCTTGGAGGGCGAAAGGCCGTCTTCTGGGCACCGAGACACTGCTGGGCTTTCTCGACTCCTTGACAGAACCCGACGTCGACGGCTGTCACCCTCTGGGAAGTTCAGTGGAAAACTACTTTTCCGCTTCTGGCCTCGTTTTGGGAAACCAGGCCTCTGAGAGAATTCTTCTTCTACCTGCTGAGGATGGGCAAGGGAAGGGCagcagtgtgggtgtgtgctgCGTGTCCTCCTGTTCATCCGAGTCCCGCCTACCAGTAACTGTGCCTTCCAATGGTCAGACACACGCCAGCATGTGAGCTCAATCAGGTGATCAGCGGGAAGCGGGGCGATCATTATTACCATTGGACAGAGACATGGCTGGGGCTAAAGACTGACTCAGTCAAGGAGGACTCAACCCTAACATGCCGTCAGAGGCTCATCCCAGGAGAGCCGGGGGACAGGGACATCtgcggtttaaaaaaaaaaagcgacgAGAAGGAGAACCAAGCAGCAGAAACCTTACCTGGGCCAAACAGACAGTGCAGAACCAGTCTCCTTCTGGGACAGCCTCCATCTTGGGCCGATGACAATAAATGTGGCAGCCCCGGTCACAGCCATCACAGAGCAGGAGAAACTCGTCATTGTCGCCCTTCCGGCAGACCAGGCAGGTCTGGACCAGAGTTGTGAGGAGGCAGAGTGAGGCCTTCGCCCCCCTCTGCCTGTcgctgaccccacccccaccaaggcCCCAGACACTCACCACTTTGTTGACAGACTTCTCCCAGGCGATGGACCTCTCCAGCTGGCCCATGCACAGGCACACTTGGGCTGCGCTACGGCACCTCTCGAGTGTCTGCCGCCAGACACGAACACGCGGGGTGATCTCGTACGATATCTCGGTAGTGGTGCCATCAGGGGCACCGTCGGGGGTGCTCAGCAGGGccttctccaccaccacctcctgggcGGCCCAGAGGGGCTCCCGCAAGTATCGCCGCTCCACATTCTGTTCCAGAGCAGCGAGCCGCATCACAGCCAGGTCCAGAGGGTTGGTGTTCTGGCGCTGAGGGACAACCCCATCTCTGCCCCGTCCTCTCCAGGGGATCTCCTCCGGAGAGTCGGGCAGATGCTCGCAGTAGGCCAAGTCTTCTCGGGTAGAGTCTGGGCCTGGGCATGTCCAGCCCTTCCAGTGGGAAAGAGGAATAACACACATTGTAAAGGGAGGCGCTCCATGTCTTGGTAAGTCACTCGGGAAGAAGAAACCAAGGGCTTTTCCCGACACCCACCCCACAGCTGGGCGCAGTGGCTCCTGTCAGCAATCCCAGCGCCTggacagctgaggcaggaaaaatgCCTTGAATCCCAGGCAGGTCTCAACTacagagaccttgtttcaaaaaccagCACCTAGGGCCGGAGAGAGGGCGCAGCAGTTAACGGtgcgggctgctcttccagaggacccatattcagtccccagcacccacaacgggggctcacaacagtctacaaggcccagttccacaggatctgacCCTTTCggtctgagggcactgcacacccGTACCATGTGGAcacgcaagcaaaacacacacacacacacacacagacacacagacacacacacacacacaaatcaaaacaaaaagctaaaCGAAACCACAACCCCCCCCTAAATAGCTCCCACGCAGTGCTGACCCCAGTGTACCCGAATCTGCAGATCAGACAGGACAaccctctgctccagctcctccACCCACTGGAGCACAGCTAGGTCCGTCTCGTAAGTCTTCTCTTTGGGACACCAGCTCTTCAGTCCTTCTTCCGAGGCAGGCAGCTGACTAGGCTCAAAGATAGGGTCTGCGGAGAGAGAAAGCGGGGCGGTGGCCCGTCAGGCCCCTCTGCACAGCGGCCACTCCCGTCGAGCTGGCCGGCTGGGCTTCTCTTACTCACCAGTTAAGGGCTGTACGCAAACTTCCTGCAAGAagtccttgtgcttgctaagATGTTTGTGGAGCGCCTTCTCCCTGATGCCTCGGGGATGCAGTGCCTTGAGTATGACATCCAGTGTCTCAGGATCTCGGATCCACCACCAGCCAGAGCACATCTCTGTGTACAGAGGGTATGTATATGGGCCAGGGGATGGAAACCACATGAGTCACACTGCCCATGATGACAACTGCTATTACCTCCATGCTTACCCCATCCTAGCCAAGCTCGCTCACCAGGGGGGATAGGCTGGGCTGTCAGCTGGGTTAAGTAATGCTGCTCCACCTGCTTGAAGAACTTGCTAGGAGGTCTCCCCCTCCGCTTGGGTTGTCCCAGCCCGGTGGGACTCTGTGGCATTTCTTCAGAGTCTCCTGATGGCCTCTTAGAGCCCCCTCCAGGCAAGTGGGTGGAAGAGAACTGCCCTGGAGAACAGGGATTGGCAGCACCGGGTGTATTCATCTGTAAATACGGAGACATGAAGGAATGGAGCCATTTTATGTCTATAGGTTTCCCAACTTCAGGCTACAGCCTCACAGCTAGACACAGGAGCCCGGGGCAGGAGAAAGCAGACGGATCTGGCTACTTACTGGCTTAGAGGAGGCAggcagctggagggagggagcaggctgGTCCTCAGAAACTGCGGGGGGTGGTGTAGGGGCAGCATCACAGGGTATCTGGGCTGAGAAGCTAAACCAGGGTCCTTGAGGGGCAGGACAGGGTTCCGGCTCATCAGGATCTGGCTCCCCCAAAGACTGGGATGCAGCAGAGTCTCCCTTCCCTGGGCTGCTATCAGGTGTGAGGACGGAGCTGCTCAGCAGGGAACTGTGGTTCTGCGTCTGGCTCAGCCAAGACAGGAAGGCCGACTGGCTGAGGTCATGCTGGCTCTGACCCAGGGACAGAGGGGAGCCTTCCGGCTCTAGGAACCCATTATTTGATGGGGGATGGGATTGAAGATGGGGCTGGATGGAAGCCTGAAGCTGCAGATGAGACTGAGGTTCTGGCTGAACTTGAGGCTGGGGTTGTTCTGAATCATGGTCCCGAAGAGCAGATTTAGGGTGCCTAGGCTGCATAGACCCAGGCTTAGATTTTCGAGGTCGGCCTCGGGCGCGGGCAGGAGAAGCAGAGGTGTTGGAGCCAGTTAACTCTCTCTTTCCGGAGTCTGGGGCCGAGCAGGGGGTTGAAGGGACTGCTTCTGTCAAGTTCCCAGCTTCCTGCTTTATCCCCTCTTCACTACCTGTAAAGAGACAGAGAGCTCCAGACGGACTGCTGGACAGTGGGAAAGAAGGGAATCTACAAACGCGGACACACTTGCTTTCTAAAACCTGTTAGGATTCTACTGGTTAACAGCTTAAGTCAATGGACAGAGCATCTGAGGAAGaagtcttgtttttgagacagtctctctccatgtagccctggccagcgctgaactcactatgtacaccagactggccttgattcAAAAGACAGACCTGCTCTAAATAATGCCTAGTCACAGCATAATCTAAACTGCTTTACTGGGAAACAACCACAGGTTAAGCacttgttttccgagacagggtacTGCTATCCAGTTCCGTCTGTCCTTGACCTCGAGGTCCTCTTGGCtcagcttcccaagcactgggatcagTCTTTAGCTACACCTCAGTTTAGTCCCAAAGATACCCGTGCAACGCccgccactgagccacacctagACTCTGTCAAGCACTATCAACATTTTAATCCCTCCCACCCCTCAAGatagggtgtctctgtgtagctccagctgtccttgaactcagagatccaccggcctcttcctctcaagtgctagaattaaaggtgtgcaccactactctCAGGCTTACACATATTTATTCTTAGTAGTCATTGAAAAACAACTAtgtgaggcaggcggatctctgtgagtttgaggccagcttggtctacagggcgagatccaggacaggcaccagaactacacagagaaaccctgtcttgaaaaaccaaaccaaacaaaacaacaaaaaacaaacaaaaaaaaaaggggggggggaagaaaaacaattatatgtatgtatggactCCTTGAAGTTACAAGCCACGTGACAcggatgggtgctgggaatgcacctcaggtcccctggaagaaccgtgcatgctcttaaccattgtcCCGTCTCCAGCCCCAATTCTCAGGTGTCTCATGAAGTACATTACTACCAACACGGCCACTGTTCCCAGATGAAGAGACCGAAGCGTGCAGCCGGCAAGCAGTTTTACACTAGAGCCGGTGCTGCATCAGGAAACTGAAGACTGAACTCAGAATTCAAGCCTCAGACACACCTACCTGAGCTCCCCTCTGAGCCTTCCACAAAGATTCCAGCCAAACACGGCAATACCCAGTAGTGGCGTCTGTAGCGGTCCTGACCCAGAGACACTGCCCGAAGCATCTGGGATGAGTGAAGCAGCTTTTTTCTAAAGAAGAGCTGACGCTGGGTATGAAATGGAAAAAGACGATGAATAAACCATTTCCAGCGAGGCATGACGGATTTTAATATGTAGGAGGACTGAGGCTTATCTGCTTCCCTGGACAACAGATATAATCTAAAGAGGGGGACGATTCCTGCCAACTTTTGGGAGACTCAAAGACAATACCTTACTGAGTTTTTCTATCTGGCGCTCTAACTCTGGAATGCTGGATGCTGCAACATCAATCTGGGCAGAAGCAAACACACATTGAGAAGTGTGAGTTTCCAGACCCAAGAAAGAATGTTTTCTGGCCCACCCCGCCCTCCTTCCGTTGGGTCAGTACCTCTCCATCTCTTCGAGCCCTGCGGCCATGGACAGCTGCTctggtttcctcctcctcctcctcctctatgcCGCTGGCTTCCTCCATGATCCGAGAGCTGCGCCTCCGGCCCAGGCCTTCTTCTAGCCCTTCCATCATAACCTCAGGCCGCCCAGTTCTCTTGGCCAGAGCAGTtttcagtcttgaaaaacaagagatTAGGGGAGACTATATATGGAGAAGAACATAATGCCCAAAAAGAAACACCTGAGATGTACATTTTCCAGAGCCCCGGCAAAGGGCCGACCGAAGAAGGGCATCATAGCCAGGCAACATCCTGGCTGCCCTCTCTCTCTGGGTTCTAGTCTGCTGTGTCCTACCTCCGGAGTCGGCCTTCAACGATCCATTTGTTTTTCCTGTAGCTGGACATATTCTCCAGAGTCTTGTCAATCTCACTGCAGAGGAAAGGCAGATGATTTTTGAGGGAAAAGGggcagcaaaaaagaaaagaacaataagGTCTTACAAGGGGATTTCTGTCCGGTCACAACCTGGATGAATGACCAAGGCAGGCTTACACTGCCCAGGGAAGGGACCACGATTCTATCAAGTCATCATGCCAGCATCCTCAGAGAAGAGCAATGGACACTCACTCACCCTGGACTTGTGGAGAGctaaccctccccaccccaccccctcccaccccagccccgcCCCTCACTTGATGACCACGGTGGAGCCATTGAGCTCGTGCACGAGGAAGGCTAGAGCAGCAGCCTTCTGCTGGGGGGGCTGGGCCTGGAAGGGCTGGGTGCGCAGGCTGTCACACAAGGCCGGCTCCACGCGGTAGGCCATGAGGAAGCAGCGCAGTATCTCAGACACATTGTCTCTGGTCAGTGGGATCTCAGACACCTTCTCCCCCAAGATCTTCAGGGACTATTTGGAAGAAAACACAGTGGGAATCAGAGGGGAAATAGGAACAACTCAAGTTCGGTGAACCTGGGAGAAAACTACAAGGGCGAAGATAAAACTCTCAgagaaagccgggtggtggtggtgcacgcctttagtcccagcactcgggaggcagaggcaggcgggtctctgagttcgaggccagcctggcctatagagcgcgatccaggacaggcaccaaaactacacagagaaaccctgtctggggggtggggaacGGGGATGGACgacaaggaaaaaagaacaaaaaaatgtagccctggctggcctggaacttgttatgcagAACAGGCTTAAAGAGGCCtgtctggccgggcagtggtggcgcacgcctttaatcccagcactcgggaggcagagccaggcggatctctgtgagttcgaggccagcctgggctaccaagtaagctctaggaaaggcgcaaagctacacagagaaaccctgtctcgaaaaaccaaaaaaaaaaaaagaggcctgtCTGTCTCCGTATCCCAGGCACTAAAGTTAGAGGTGTGCATCATAACCCAGCTAAAAGAAattcttgtgaaaaaaaaaaaaaagagaaaaagactaaAAACTGCCAGGacgcggggctggagagatggcccaggggttaggagcactggctcctcttcccgaggatctgggttcagttcccagcatccacagggtggctcacaactgtctgtcactccagctccaggagacgacaccctcttctgaatcAGGAAGGGGTCTCACACCAACCACTTCTCTGGGTTcttggggagggcaggggggggTCTCACACCACTTCTCTGGGttcttgggggaagggagggtggggggtCTCACACCACTTCTCTGGGTTcttgggggagggcagggtggggggtcTCACGCCACTTCTCTGGGTTcttggggagggcaggggggggTCTCACACCACTTCTCTGGGTTCTTGGGGGGAGGcgcagggtgtgtgtggggtctcACACCACTTCTCTGGGTTCttcgggggtgggtggggggcgcACAGGTACGTGTTCTCAAAGAGAAAGCAGAACTGACTCCAACCCAGGGAAGCTCACCTGGCAGTAGGCGGGCAGACCGGGGTCACGGAGTGCAGCCCTCAGGAGCTGCACCAGCAGATCTTGCACTCGGCCCAAGCTGTCTCCTTGACACAGGAGGCCTTCCTGCAGGACTCCCAGACTAGGGACATCTTTGGTAAGGTCAAAGCCTAGCACTTTGCCAAAACTATGCAGGAACTCCACGATGGTTAAGCAGTCTGAGAAGGCCCTACTGGACAATGTCAAACCAGGGATGCGGGTGAAGtcaggcaggggctggggagataaaaTCGGGTAGGCATCCTGTTAGACTGACCAAGAGGCAATGTCTGGGTATTCAGAGGTCTTCTGTTAAATGTCCCAGAACTGGCCCTTCCATGACCTTCCTACCTGGTGGTCAGCTAGACACATGTCCTCCGTGGGCTTCTTCATCTCCTCCAAGATAGCCTGCTGCCTCTGCCGCTCCTGCAGACGCCTCTGCGTGGCAAGGCTCCTCTCTGGTTTGCAGGGGGGTCTGGCTTTGGCCGCCTCTTCCTTCAcctttactttctccttttccttcttttccctcttcaCTTTTCCCGTTGGTTTTTCctgctttgtctttgtcttttctttctcggCCTACCCACCAGGAGAAAGGAACAAGTGTCAGAGATACCTGTCTAGCCAGGCCTGATCTTAGTCCCTCCCAAGCAAGAGTCCAAAATTACACCAGCACAGGAGCGTTTGGAAAGTCTCTGTGGTGGCTTCGAATCAGCCGTGAGAGATGGAGACTTGGCTCTGTGGTAGCATGTctgtctagcatgcacaatgcACCCTGGAAAGGAAGTAAACTTGGCGCACACACTCATCACACGTACACACCTTGGCTTTCTTCTTAGTGTCCTTCTGCTTTGCGCTCTTGGCCTCTTGTCTCCTCTTGTTTCTGGCCTGTAAACCATAAGGGAAGTCATTTCTCCCCAAACTCTGAAAGCACCTCTGCTTGGGCTAGGATTCAAACACAGAAGGGTGCTGGGGAGGAGAGGTGAGAGATGGGATGATGAGGGACTGGCAATGGGTCAATTCTCTCACCCTAGAGATAGATGCCCTATTTTTCTTGAACAAGCCCGTTTTTCTAAATCAAGCCCAAACAATTCCATTTTATGAAGGTGCACTGCTACACTGAGGAGGAAACGGAGATGGAAGAAAACGCGAAGCTGCCCATAGAAAACGTTTGCGCACGGCTGTCCTCCTCACCTGCCCTTGGACAGGAGTCTGACTCTCTCCCCGAGGTACCTTCTGCCTCatcttctttttgcttttactCGTCTGTGCTTTATCCTCCTCACTCGGTGTTTCTGTGAGGCAGAAAGGAAACGGGGAGAAGTGAGTGTGGAAACCGAGCGTGGCATCCATGGCAGCCATGCCTCCTACAAAGCTGGCTTCTCATACAGCTTCATGAACAAATACTGTTttgctgttggtttgttttttcagtagacaaaataaagcatttaagaGAAAGGGGTCAGAGAGGCACCTGCTCAGGTAGCTGTACAATGCACTCACACAGCATTAGCAGCCCAGAAGCCACAGGCTGACTCCAGCTGATGGAAGAGGCTACCAATGCAGAGTGAGTGCCTTTATAATCTCCTTCCCGGCCTATGGAGCAAGCATAGTAACGCTCAGACTGATGCACACAGCCTGGTTTTAGTGCAAGGAGAGCTGAGAATGGAAACAAGAACCTAAACTGTCAGCGAAGAGGGTATTGGTTTGTAACACTGGCAACCCAGACTCCTCTAACTGTCATAGCCAGTGTTTACACTCAGCTTTCAGAGCTCACTCCACTAACAGAttcaaataaaagtataaatcTGCAAATAACTCATTTCTAATTGATATTCTGACCCAACAGTACCAATTCTTTCATTTCTGATATAGAAGCATCATGATACATTTTTTATGGCAAGCTTCTAAAGTACTTTGGGCAAATAAGTCGCTTAAAGCTTTTATTAAAATGAGAcagtgggctagagagatggcttcgtGGTTAGGCACtcttaatgctcttgcagaggacctgggttcagttcccagcactcacatgacagctcacaaccatctataattctagttctagaggatctgacacccccttatgaccttcacaggcaccaggcacacatgcatgaagTGCCTATGTGTaaaacacctgcacacataagATAAACCtttttgaaaaaatgaaatacactGAGTTTGGGGTTTTAACTCTGATAGAGTACTTGATAGACAAGTGCAAAGGCCTAGGATTGACCTCTAGCATAGAGGGGAAAAAGATATAGACAGATAGCAGAGCAGGAACTCTGAATGGAATTAACAAGACTATTCCATATTCTGCACACCGTACATGTAATACTTACTTAGATAAATACAATGCTTACTTAGAAAATTAGACATTtttgctgggcagtagtggtgatgcctttattcccagcactgaggaggcagaagcaggtggatctctgaatccaagaccagcctggtctacagagctagtttcaggacagtcagagctacacagagaaactgtgtcttgaaaaacaaaacaaaacaaccccgtCCCctcaaaaaagtgaaaacaaaaaaaacacagacattttCCTATTTACCTATCTGACTAAAACAGTGTACCAATTATCTTTTGTATTCAGGATGAACTGCAATCTCTACACAAAAACCTTGGAAATTGTATGAATGCAATCAATACAAGCAAGGAGCTGGAAGATGGACAGGAAAAGCATGGAAGTCTTCTCCTTTGGCCTTTACGGGGACAGCCCCAGGCTTTACTAGTAAAAGCAACTCAAAGGAAGAaattatctggaaaaaaaatgtagcaagAAGCTGGGATTCTGATCATGCTTTCCAAGGGAAGAACAGATTTAGATTCATCTTTCCAGATGTCAGTCCCTCCTGGGAAATCCAGGTACCAACTGCAATTCAGCAACCTTTCAGATACCTTGTGGAGGGAGAATACCTGAGCTACAAATAACACTGTACCTTGGGGTTCCAGTTTCTTTGGAGGTCGGT from Peromyscus maniculatus bairdii isolate BWxNUB_F1_BW_parent chromosome 18, HU_Pman_BW_mat_3.1, whole genome shotgun sequence carries:
- the Baz2a gene encoding bromodomain adjacent to zinc finger domain protein 2A isoform X3, yielding MEANDHFNLTGLPPAPAASGLKPSPSSGEGLYTNGSPMNFPQQGKSLNGDVNVNGLSTVSHTTTSGILNSAPHSSSTSHLHHPNVAYDCLWNYSQYPPANAGNNLKDPPLLSQFPGGQYPLNGILGGSRQPSSPSHNTNLRAGSQEFWANGTQSPMGLNFDSQELYDSFPDQNFEVMPNGPPSFFTSPQTSPMLGSSIQTFAPSQDVGNGVRPDEAAEKELASVVAENGTGLVGSLELEEEQPELKMCGYNGSVSSVESLHQEVSVLVPDPTVSCLDDPSHLPDRLEDTPILSEDSLEPFDPLAPEPVSGGLYGIDDTELMGAGDKLPLEVSPGISALDCPSLGNAAAFSLLADDSQTPASLFVSPTSPPVLGESVLQDNGFDLNNGSDSEQEEMEPESADFPPPLTEPPAPDQLPAIELHPAASPAASSLVPAAVFPAVSPAPSPPLPAASLEAALAAPGTSPQACPAPSPVATFQTVSQANEDVSSVPEASADLEEATGEAVTISGSSDVLKRRIATPEEVRLPLRHGWRREVRIKKGCHRWQGETWYYGPCGKRMKQFPEVIKYLSRNVVHSVRREHFSFSPRMPVGDFFEERDTPEGLQWVQLSPEEIPSRIQAITGKRGRPRNNEKAKNKEVPKVKRGRGRPPKVKISELLTKTDNRPPKKLEPQETPSEEDKAQTSKSKKKMRQKVPRGESQTPVQGQARNKRRQEAKSAKQKDTKKKAKAEKEKTKTKQEKPTGKVKREKKEKEKVKVKEEAAKARPPCKPERSLATQRRLQERQRQQAILEEMKKPTEDMCLADHQPLPDFTRIPGLTLSSRAFSDCLTIVEFLHSFGKVLGFDLTKDVPSLGVLQEGLLCQGDSLGRVQDLLVQLLRAALRDPGLPAYCQSLKILGEKVSEIPLTRDNVSEILRCFLMAYRVEPALCDSLRTQPFQAQPPQQKAAALAFLVHELNGSTVVINEIDKTLENMSSYRKNKWIVEGRLRRLKTALAKRTGRPEVMMEGLEEGLGRRRSSRIMEEASGIEEEEEEETRAAVHGRRARRDGEIDVAASSIPELERQIEKLSKRQLFFRKKLLHSSQMLRAVSLGQDRYRRHYWVLPCLAGIFVEGSEGSSGSEEGIKQEAGNLTEAVPSTPCSAPDSGKRELTGSNTSASPARARGRPRKSKPGSMQPRHPKSALRDHDSEQPQPQVQPEPQSHLQLQASIQPHLQSHPPSNNGFLEPEGSPLSLGQSQHDLSQSAFLSWLSQTQNHSSLLSSSVLTPDSSPGKGDSAASQSLGEPDPDEPEPCPAPQGPWFSFSAQIPCDAAPTPPPAVSEDQPAPSLQLPASSKPMNTPGAANPCSPGQFSSTHLPGGGSKRPSGDSEEMPQSPTGLGQPKRRGRPPSKFFKQVEQHYLTQLTAQPIPPEMCSGWWWIRDPETLDVILKALHPRGIREKALHKHLSKHKDFLQEVCVQPLTDPIFEPSQLPASEEGLKSWCPKEKTYETDLAVLQWVEELEQRVVLSDLQIRGWTCPGPDSTREDLAYCEHLPDSPEEIPWRGRGRDGVVPQRQNTNPLDLAVMRLAALEQNVERRYLREPLWAAQEVVVEKALLSTPDGAPDGTTTEISYEITPRVRVWRQTLERCRSAAQVCLCMGQLERSIAWEKSVNKVTCLVCRKGDNDEFLLLCDGCDRGCHIYCHRPKMEAVPEGDWFCTVCLAQQVEEEFSQRPGFPKRGQKRKSSFPLNFPEGDSRRRRVLSRSRESPAVSRCPEDGLSPSKRRRLSMRSHHSDLTFCEIILMEMESHDAAWPFLEPVNPRLVSGYRRVIKNPMDFSTMRERLLRGGYTSSEEFAADALLVFDNCQTFNEDDSEVGKAGHIMRRFFESRWEEFYQGKQANL
- the Baz2a gene encoding bromodomain adjacent to zinc finger domain protein 2A isoform X4, with protein sequence MEANDHFNLTGLPPAPAASGLKPSPSSGEGLYTNGSPMNFPQQGKSLNGDVNVNGLSTVSHTTTSGILNSAPHSSSTSHLHHPNVAYDCLWNYSQYPPANAGNNLKDPPLLSQFPGGQYPLNGILGGSRQPSSPSHNTNLRAGSQEFWANGTQSPMGLNFDSQELYDSFPDQNFEVMPNGPPSFFTSPQTSPMLGSSIQTFAPSQDVGNGVRPDEAAEKELASVVAENGTGLVGSLELEEEQPELKMCGYNGSVSSVESLHQEVSVLVPDPTVSCLDDPSHLPDRLEDTPILSEDSLEPFDPLAPEPVSGGLYGIDDTELMGAGDKLPLEVSPGISALDCPSLGNAAAFSLLADDSQTPASLFVSPTSPPVLGESVLQDNGFDLNNGSDSEQEEMEPESADFPPPLTEPPAPDQLPAIELHPAASPAASSLVPAAVFPAVSPAPSPPLPAASLEAALAAPGTSPQACPAPSPVATFQTVSQANEDVSSVPEASADLEEATGEAVTISGSSDVLKRRIATPEEVRLPLRHGWRREVRIKKGCHRWQGETWYYGPCGKRMKQFPEVIKYLSRNVVHSVRREHFSFSPRMPVGDFFEERDTPEGLQWVQLSPEEIPSRIQAITGKRGRPRNNEKAKNKEVPKVKRGRGRPPKVKISELLTKTDNRPPKKLEPQETPSEEDKAQTSKSKKKMRQKVPRGESQTPVQGQARNKRRQEAKSAKQKDTKKKAKAEKEKTKTKQEKPTGKVKREKKEKEKVKVKEEAAKARPPCKPERSLATQRRLQERQRQQAILEEMKKPTEDMCLADHQPLPDFTRIPGLTLSSRAFSDCLTIVEFLHSFGKVLGFDLTKDVPSLGVLQEGLLCQGDSLGRVQDLLVQLLRAALRDPGLPAYCQSLKILGEKVSEIPLTRDNVSEILRCFLMAYRVEPALCDSLRTQPFQAQPPQQKAAALAFLVHELNGSTVVINEIDKTLENMSSYRKNKWIVEGRLRRLKTALAKRTGRPEVMMEGLEEGLGRRRSSRIMEEASGIEEEEEEETRAAVHGRRARRDGEIDVAASSIPELERQIEKLSKRQLFFRKKLLHSSQMLRAVSLGQDRYRRHYWVLPCLAGIFVEGSEGSSGSEEGIKQEAGNLTEAVPSTPCSAPDSGKRELTGSNTSASPARARGRPRKSKPGSMQPRHPKSALRDHDSEQPQPQVQPEPQSHLQLQASIQPHLQSHPPSNNGFLEPEGSPLSLGQSQHDLSQSAFLSWLSQTQNHSSLLSSSVLTPDSSPGKGDSAASQSLGEPDPDEPEPCPAPQGPWFSFSAQIPCDAAPTPPPAVSEDQPAPSLQLPASSKPMNTPGAANPCSPGQFSSTHLPGGGSKRPSGDSEEMPQSPTGLGQPKRRGRPPSKFFKQVEQHYLTQLTAQPIPPEMCSGWWWIRDPETLDVILKALHPRGIREKALHKHLSKHKDFLQEVCVQPLTDPIFEPSQLPASEEGLKSWCPKEKTYETDLAVLQWVEELEQRVVLSDLQIRGWTCPGPDSTREDLAYCEHLPDSPEEIPWRGRGRDGVVPQRQNTNPLDLAVMRLAALEQNVERRYLREPLWAAQEVVVEKALLSTPDGAPDGTTTEISYEITPRVRVWRQTLERCRSAAQVCLCMGQLERSIAWEKSVNKVTCLVCRKGDNDEFLLLCDGCDRGCHIYCHRPKMEAVPEGDWFCTVCLAQVEEEFSQRPGFPKRGQKRKSSFPLNFPEGDSRRRRVLSRSRESPAVSRCPEDGLSPSKRRRLSMRSHHSDLTFCEIILMEMESHDAAWPFLEPVNPRLVSGYRRVIKNPMDFSTMRERLLRGGYTSSEEFAADALLVFDNCQTFNEDDSEVGKAGHIMRRFFESRWEEFYQGKQANL